The following proteins are encoded in a genomic region of Paenibacillus sp. FSL H3-0469:
- a CDS encoding sugar phosphate isomerase/epimerase has product MTEAAQQIGIQMYTLRDQTERDFLGTLAKVAEMGYHAVEFAGYFGVSAGELRRKLDELGLAAPSAHVGLDFSSLDKMEQALAKEIEYGIELGLQYMITPSAPLPPNPSIEDVTRIIPFLEKASAMVRAAGMQYGYHNHDYEFAEVDGKAVIDIWLEQIPAEQMLAEFDLGWVHRGGANPAQYVSRYAGRVPLVHIKDFGADNEETDLGKGEVDFRSVFEIAEQSGILYYIVEQEAYEVSSLASAKLALDYFRGLGLMHG; this is encoded by the coding sequence ATGACAGAAGCAGCACAGCAGATCGGAATTCAAATGTATACATTGCGTGACCAGACGGAACGCGATTTCCTCGGTACACTGGCCAAGGTGGCAGAGATGGGGTACCACGCAGTGGAATTCGCCGGTTATTTCGGTGTATCTGCAGGGGAACTGCGCCGTAAGCTGGATGAGCTTGGCCTGGCTGCCCCTTCGGCGCATGTAGGCCTGGACTTCAGCAGTCTGGATAAGATGGAACAGGCATTAGCCAAAGAGATTGAATACGGTATAGAGCTCGGACTGCAATATATGATCACCCCGTCGGCACCGCTTCCGCCGAACCCTTCCATAGAGGATGTAACAAGAATCATTCCATTCCTGGAGAAGGCTTCCGCGATGGTCCGGGCGGCAGGGATGCAGTACGGTTATCACAACCATGATTATGAATTCGCAGAGGTTGACGGCAAGGCGGTCATCGATATCTGGCTGGAGCAGATTCCTGCGGAGCAGATGCTGGCAGAGTTCGATTTGGGCTGGGTACACAGGGGCGGAGCTAACCCGGCTCAATATGTATCACGGTACGCCGGACGTGTTCCGCTGGTCCACATTAAGGATTTCGGAGCAGACAATGAGGAGACTGATCTTGGAAAGGGAGAGGTAGATTTCCGGAGCGTCTTCGAGATCGCGGAGCAGAGCGGAATTCTCTATTATATTGTAGAACAAGAGGCTTATGAGGTATCCTCCCTTGCAAGCGCTAAGCTCGCGCTGGATTATTTCCGCGGGCTGGGACTGATGCACGGCTAA
- the nrdG gene encoding anaerobic ribonucleoside-triphosphate reductase activating protein yields MNICGYYPESINEGEGLRAVLFFSGCRHRCPGCFNPKTWNFNFGEVFTPERRREIIEEIAGNPLLDGLTLAGGDPFFSAEEAAGFIHELRAELPDFPVWIYTGYTYEELTASPGSAEWKLLALCQVVIDGRFVEELKDLTLSYRGSSNQRIIDIPASLAGDRVVLWEPELSFQGV; encoded by the coding sequence ATGAACATCTGCGGATATTACCCGGAGTCGATCAATGAAGGGGAAGGCCTGCGGGCCGTCCTCTTCTTCAGCGGCTGCCGCCACCGCTGCCCGGGCTGCTTCAACCCGAAGACCTGGAACTTTAACTTCGGGGAAGTCTTCACCCCGGAGCGGCGGCGGGAGATCATAGAGGAGATTGCAGGCAATCCGCTGCTGGACGGCTTGACGCTGGCGGGCGGGGACCCTTTTTTCTCGGCTGAGGAGGCTGCTGGCTTCATTCATGAGCTGCGCGCCGAGCTGCCGGACTTCCCGGTATGGATCTATACCGGCTATACGTACGAGGAGCTTACGGCTTCACCGGGCTCTGCGGAATGGAAGCTGCTGGCCTTGTGCCAGGTCGTGATCGACGGACGGTTCGTCGAAGAGCTCAAAGACCTTACCCTCTCCTACCGGGGAAGCAGCAACCAGCGGATTATCGATATTCCGGCGAGTCTGGCGGGAGATAGGGTCGTTCTGTGGGAGCCGGAGCTGAGCTTTCAAGGGGTATGA
- a CDS encoding MTH1187 family thiamine-binding protein codes for MAIGEVTVIPVGTGSTSLSSYVAEMQRVLETVEGITYELTSMGTIIEGPVARILAAVEALHESPFTAGAQRVSTSLKIDDRRDKPSTSRSKLESVERKLQGE; via the coding sequence ATGGCAATTGGCGAAGTGACCGTTATTCCGGTTGGCACAGGCAGTACCAGCCTCAGCAGCTATGTGGCCGAGATGCAGCGCGTGCTGGAGACGGTGGAGGGCATAACCTACGAGCTTACTTCCATGGGAACGATTATTGAAGGGCCGGTAGCGCGGATTCTGGCTGCGGTAGAAGCGCTGCATGAGTCGCCGTTCACCGCCGGGGCGCAGAGAGTCTCAACCTCGCTCAAGATCGACGACCGGCGCGACAAGCCCTCCACCAGCCGCAGCAAGCTGGAATCCGTGGAGCGCAAGCTGCAAGGAGAGTAA
- a CDS encoding anaerobic ribonucleoside triphosphate reductase yields the protein MTLLEKRYNEGQAAQEDLLEEVIHLGRDIIDSRDLDLLRENANLNGESFSGKMSKFGSEYSKWYARNFTMPPQLVQATLDNVVYVHDLDQYAIGTTNCIFIPFERLLREGFNTGNGSVRPPNSIMTAMSLVAIIFQSQQNAQYGGVSANKLDYDLAPYVTKSFSKLFRKGLEYFEENAEVSELGEITMSRSDLAEQYPRAFRFALKETESETLQAAESMVHNLNTMSSRSGGQIPFTSINYGTCTSPEGQLVISSLLTATMNGLGSGETPVFPIQIFKCKQGINQQPGDPNYELFLKAAECSARRLYPNFANLDAPLNMQYYDPADPDTEFATMGCRTRVLGDRFGRNHCSGKGNLSFNTLNLVRLGLAHGTITNRRLAADEEGFFDDLTHYMDIALDGLLHRFRIQASQKAKASDFMMREGVWEGGEQLAPDDSVGELLKHGSLSLGFIGMAECMKAMYGKHHGEDMEIHAKAVAIVRHMREYCDRKSEELNLNITLFATPAEGLSGKFTKIDRNVLGSIPGVTDREYYTNSFHIPVYHELSAAKKISLEAPFHEYCNAGAISYVELNGNARSNPSAFVKIIKYALEQDISYFSINHPIDRCSGCGYEGVIGTNCPTCNAHEDTTHIRRLRRVTGYLTGDYQTRFNAAKQAEVRDRVKHL from the coding sequence ATGACACTGCTGGAGAAACGTTATAACGAAGGACAAGCTGCACAGGAGGATCTTTTGGAAGAGGTCATTCATCTGGGACGGGATATTATCGACAGCCGGGATCTGGATCTGCTGCGCGAGAACGCCAACCTGAACGGGGAGAGCTTTTCCGGCAAAATGAGCAAGTTCGGCAGTGAATACTCCAAATGGTATGCCCGCAACTTCACCATGCCGCCACAGCTGGTACAGGCTACCTTGGATAATGTCGTCTATGTACATGACCTTGATCAATACGCCATTGGAACCACGAACTGCATCTTCATTCCGTTCGAACGGCTTCTCCGTGAAGGCTTCAATACCGGCAACGGCAGTGTACGGCCTCCCAACTCGATTATGACGGCGATGTCGCTGGTGGCGATTATTTTCCAGTCACAGCAGAATGCGCAATACGGCGGCGTATCCGCCAACAAGCTGGATTATGATCTGGCCCCTTATGTTACCAAATCCTTCTCCAAGCTCTTCCGCAAAGGTCTGGAGTATTTCGAGGAGAATGCAGAAGTGTCTGAGCTTGGGGAGATTACGATGAGCCGCAGCGATCTGGCTGAGCAGTATCCGCGCGCCTTCCGTTTTGCCCTTAAGGAGACAGAGAGCGAGACTCTGCAGGCCGCAGAGAGTATGGTACATAACCTGAATACGATGTCCAGCCGCTCCGGCGGACAGATTCCTTTTACCAGCATCAACTACGGCACCTGTACCTCCCCGGAGGGCCAGCTTGTGATCAGCTCGCTGCTGACGGCCACCATGAACGGACTGGGCAGCGGAGAGACGCCGGTGTTCCCGATTCAGATCTTCAAATGTAAGCAAGGCATCAACCAGCAGCCGGGTGATCCTAACTACGAGCTGTTCCTGAAGGCAGCCGAGTGCTCGGCGCGCAGATTGTATCCGAACTTCGCCAACCTGGACGCTCCGTTGAATATGCAATATTATGATCCGGCTGACCCGGATACCGAATTCGCTACCATGGGCTGCCGCACCCGTGTGCTCGGCGACCGCTTCGGACGTAACCACTGCTCCGGCAAAGGCAACCTGTCCTTCAACACGCTCAACCTGGTGCGTCTTGGTCTGGCCCACGGCACGATAACCAACCGCCGTCTCGCTGCTGATGAAGAAGGGTTCTTCGATGACCTCACTCACTATATGGATATTGCGCTCGACGGCCTGCTGCACCGCTTCCGTATTCAGGCTTCCCAGAAGGCCAAAGCCTCCGATTTCATGATGCGTGAAGGCGTCTGGGAGGGCGGCGAGCAGCTTGCCCCTGATGACAGCGTAGGCGAACTGCTGAAGCACGGCAGTCTGTCGCTGGGCTTCATTGGAATGGCAGAATGCATGAAAGCTATGTACGGCAAGCACCACGGCGAAGATATGGAGATTCACGCCAAGGCTGTAGCCATCGTCCGCCACATGCGTGAATATTGCGACCGCAAGAGCGAGGAGCTTAACCTCAACATCACCTTGTTCGCAACACCGGCCGAAGGTCTCTCCGGCAAGTTCACGAAGATCGACCGCAACGTGCTCGGCTCTATCCCTGGCGTAACCGACCGTGAATACTATACGAACTCGTTCCACATTCCGGTCTACCATGAACTGAGCGCAGCCAAGAAGATTAGCCTGGAAGCTCCGTTCCATGAATATTGCAACGCCGGAGCGATCTCCTATGTCGAGCTGAACGGCAATGCCCGGAGCAACCCGTCAGCTTTCGTCAAAATCATCAAATACGCGCTGGAGCAGGACATCAGCTACTTCAGCATTAACCATCCGATTGACCGCTGCTCCGGCTGCGGCTATGAAGGGGTCATCGGCACGAATTGCCCGACCTGCAATGCCCATGAGGATACCACCCATATCCGCCGTCTGCGCCGGGTTACCGGGTATCTGACCGGTGACTATCAGACCCGCTTCAATGCCGCCAAGCAAGCCGAAGTCCGGGACCGTGTTAAGCATCTATGA